ATCAATGAAATATTTTGCAATACAAGATTCTTTcttaaaagctttttttttttttttttcctgtaatgagctttaacaaataatccaatgCTGTGTAGGTGGTCGAAAATCGCGTCTCGCCTTCCAGGGAGAACTGACAATGAAATTAAGAATGTGTGGAACACATACTTAAAGAAGCGGCTAATATCGAGTGAACCCAATTCTTCTGTAGACGAGCATAAAGTATCTTTCAGCTCATCTTCCTCTGATTCAACAATATCACATTGCGACCAAGAAGGACAGGTGGTACAAGAAGAACAAGTGCGACCAATGATCAAATATGAAAGCCCCCTTGAAGTTTGGGGCGAAGAACAAATGGAGAAGAATCAGGACAACACGGAGGGGATAATCAAGATTCCCATGGAAACTAACATGGACTTTCAGGATGTGTTAGACGATGGATCTAGTAATTTGCTAGATaataatgatggatccagtgacgTCGACACTGACTACGTGGGTGTTTCACATTTAAAGAAGCGATTAGGAACCGAAGGGTCTAATCTGTCCATAGATGAGCTTAAGGAATCATCAAGCTCATCCTATAATTCACGGGTACCATGCTCCAATCAAGTTGTTGGAAAGGGACCAGAAGAACAAGCCCATCCACAATTCAAATCAGGTCAGCCAAATGATGAGTCGAAGCAAGGCCACATGGAAGAATTTCCTGAAACCCCTTTTGATCCCTGCTTAGACTTTTGGGGCATGTTGGAGGATGACTTGTGTTTCTTTCCATCAACTGTGGGACCAATGGAtgagcgtggggcccaccaaggacCATTCGGAGAAGGAGAATCAAGAGGAGAGGTTGATAGTAAAAGCTGGATAACATACTTAGAAAATGACTTTGAACTGTGGGCCACTGGTGATGATAATCAGCAAGTCTAGAGGAGGGTGCGTTTGAACCTCTATGGTCATGCACCCCCTCTGGTGGGTTAGCAAAGGCTGAAAATGATCCTGTTAGCACTTATTTTCAAACGTGGCCATAGATTAAAcaattccatttttatttttatttttaatatacaaATCTTATGACTTTATACCCTCAACCCGGTGGTAAAAAGTGTATGACACACAAGTCCTCTGGTCACTCGTCCTAACACTCGAATACATAAGAAATTAAAATACATGATCGATGGTGGATCCTCGGCAAACATTTGTAAAGCATTTCTTATGGACGTGCGTATAAAGGTTATTATCATGCGTGTATTATTCAACATGCGTGGAACTTTGTTCAACCTATGTACAAATGCTATATCACTATCTGAGTTCCTCTTGTGTTTTCTGTATGCCATTGAACCCGCGCAGTAAGTGATTCCTGCGATgatgatgggatgccccaaaTTTCAGGTCTGTAAAATTAataaggcgggccacaccatttaccaaaaaaaaaaaaaaaaccgacatCCACCCAAAAACTACAATTCATGTGATGTCCCAATTGATGGTTGGAAGCACTTTCTTCGTGAAGGAACATAGAAATTTAAAGTGAGATTCTCTCTCGCTCTCAAGAGCATGCCATTAAGCAAAACCGAGTCTAAAATAAAGCATTCTACATTTTGCAGGTTATGTTGTATTTGGTGATAGCGTGTACGGAACAACAAGTGCACGGAATCAGTAATTTCTGTACCGTTAACACGCGAGCAGGATGGAATTtgagaacgcggattgcgtcctacccccgccctcTCCATGGGAACGAGCAGaaactttgagtggccaccg
This region of Magnolia sinica isolate HGM2019 chromosome 1, MsV1, whole genome shotgun sequence genomic DNA includes:
- the LOC131243683 gene encoding transcription factor MYB58-like, with the protein product MGRGRAPCCQKAGLNKGPWSPAEDMRLIAYIHENGHGNWRALPRQAGLLRCGKSCRLRWINYLRPDIKRGNFTPEEEETIIKLHSLLGNKWSKIASRLPGRTDNEIKNVWNTYLKKRLISSEPNSSVDEHKVSFSSSSSDSTISHCDQEGQVVQEEQVRPMIKYESPLEVWGEEQMEKNQDNTEGIIKIPMETNMDFQDVLDDGSSNLLDNNDGSSDVDTDYVGVSHLKKRLGTEGSNLSIDELKESSSSSYNSRVPCSNQVVGKGPEEQAHPQFKSGQPNDESKQGHMEEFPETPFDPCLDFWGMLEDDLCFFPSTVGPMDERGAHQGPFGEGESRGEVDSKSWITYLENDFELWATGDDNQQV